One part of the Microlunatus elymi genome encodes these proteins:
- a CDS encoding aldo/keto reductase, with protein sequence MSPSTDSARSLRWAVLGPGNIARRFAGQLPHSRYGTLAGVGSSDADRARKFADEFGLDDNAVIGSYDDVLASPEIDAVYVSTVHTTHARLTIAALRAGKQVLCEKPLAPNNGQVMAVVDAARDTGQVLVEAYMYRFHPQTREVLRLVAEGAIGEIRHIDATFAFRAGRQEGRLFTPETAGGGILDVGGYPVSYARAIAGAALGKRVAEPVSFTASGSIGSTGVDEWAVADLGFAGGITAVVRTGVRLQDTNTVSIYGSAGKIEIADPWTLSEDPVITVTKIGEDPVQQSFAGSFPYALEADGVAESVGDQAATGPIEMSLDDTLGNAKVLDQWRAAIGLQYPFEGDTADIPTVDGEPLDVRPSERLHTPPMKYGTIPGIDKQISRLVMGCDNQPDLAHASAMFDHFFSLGGNAFDTGYIYGGGRHEKLLGQWMANRGVRDDVVVIVKGAHTPHCDPESLTSQLLESLERQQSDYADIYMMHRDNLDIPVGEFVDVLDEHYRAGRIKVFGGSNWTRERFEEANAYAEANGRQGFSVLSNHFGLAEAYDVPWDGCKHVTDPASKQWLTESKIPLLPWSSQARGFFARPARPDDRSDPELVRCYYSDDNFERLRRAEKLGAELGVPATAIALAYVLGQPFPTFPLFGPRSITETRSSLQGVGVELSEEQLAWLDLRK encoded by the coding sequence ATGAGTCCTTCCACAGACTCAGCCCGCTCGCTGCGCTGGGCAGTCCTCGGCCCGGGCAACATCGCTCGCCGCTTCGCCGGTCAGCTTCCGCACAGCCGGTACGGCACGCTGGCCGGTGTCGGCAGCTCCGATGCGGACCGGGCGCGCAAGTTCGCCGACGAGTTCGGCCTCGACGACAACGCGGTGATCGGCAGCTACGACGACGTTCTCGCCTCACCCGAGATCGACGCGGTCTACGTGTCGACCGTGCACACCACCCACGCCCGATTGACGATCGCCGCGCTTAGGGCCGGCAAGCAGGTGCTGTGCGAGAAGCCGCTGGCGCCCAACAACGGTCAGGTGATGGCCGTGGTCGACGCCGCCCGCGACACCGGCCAGGTGCTGGTCGAGGCGTACATGTATCGCTTCCACCCGCAGACCCGGGAGGTGCTGCGGCTGGTGGCCGAGGGCGCGATCGGCGAGATCCGGCACATCGACGCCACCTTCGCCTTCCGCGCCGGCCGGCAGGAGGGACGTCTGTTCACGCCGGAGACCGCCGGTGGCGGAATCCTCGACGTGGGCGGCTACCCGGTCTCCTACGCCCGCGCGATCGCGGGCGCCGCCCTGGGCAAGCGTGTCGCCGAGCCGGTCTCGTTCACCGCATCCGGCAGCATCGGTAGCACCGGGGTGGACGAGTGGGCGGTGGCCGATCTCGGCTTCGCCGGCGGCATCACCGCCGTGGTGCGGACCGGTGTCCGGCTGCAGGACACCAACACGGTCAGCATCTACGGCTCGGCCGGCAAGATCGAGATCGCCGATCCCTGGACACTGTCCGAGGATCCGGTGATCACCGTGACCAAGATCGGCGAAGACCCTGTGCAGCAAAGCTTTGCCGGCAGCTTCCCGTACGCGCTGGAAGCCGACGGCGTCGCCGAATCGGTCGGTGATCAAGCCGCGACCGGCCCGATCGAGATGAGCCTGGACGACACACTCGGTAACGCCAAGGTGCTGGATCAGTGGCGGGCCGCGATCGGACTGCAGTACCCGTTCGAGGGCGACACCGCCGACATCCCCACCGTGGACGGCGAACCGCTGGATGTCCGGCCGAGCGAACGGCTGCACACCCCACCGATGAAGTACGGAACGATTCCCGGCATCGACAAGCAGATCTCCCGGTTGGTGATGGGTTGCGACAACCAGCCCGATCTGGCGCATGCATCGGCGATGTTCGATCACTTCTTCAGCCTCGGTGGCAATGCGTTCGACACCGGCTACATCTACGGCGGCGGACGACATGAGAAGTTGCTCGGTCAGTGGATGGCCAATCGCGGCGTCCGTGACGACGTGGTGGTGATCGTGAAGGGGGCACACACCCCGCACTGCGATCCGGAGTCGCTGACCTCCCAGCTGCTGGAGTCGCTGGAACGCCAGCAGTCCGACTACGCCGACATCTACATGATGCATCGCGACAATCTGGACATCCCGGTCGGCGAATTCGTCGACGTGCTGGACGAGCACTACCGGGCGGGCCGGATCAAGGTCTTCGGCGGCTCCAACTGGACCAGGGAACGGTTCGAGGAGGCCAACGCCTACGCCGAGGCCAACGGCCGCCAGGGCTTCAGTGTGCTGAGCAACCACTTCGGGCTGGCCGAGGCCTACGACGTGCCCTGGGACGGCTGTAAGCACGTCACCGACCCGGCCTCCAAGCAGTGGCTGACCGAGAGCAAGATTCCCTTGCTGCCTTGGTCTTCGCAGGCGCGCGGCTTCTTCGCGCGACCGGCCCGGCCCGATGATCGCAGCGATCCCGAGTTGGTCCGCTGCTACTACAGCGACGACAACTTCGAACGACTCCGCCGGGCGGAGAAGCTGGGTGCCGAGCTGGGCGTGCCGGCCACGGCGATCGCGTTGGCGTACGTGTTGGGTCAGCCGTTCCCGACCTTCCCGTTGTTCGGCCCGCGGTCGATCACCGAGACCCGTTCTTCCTTGCAGGGCGTCGGTGTCGAGCTGTCCGAGGAGCAGTTGGCCTGGCTCGATCTGCGCAAATGA